A single genomic interval of Zunongwangia sp. HGR-M22 harbors:
- a CDS encoding glycoside hydrolase family 2 TIM barrel-domain containing protein, giving the protein MKLKIVNLLILVLFFQASAYAQQRHTEILQNDWKFIKGNPSEAKEVVTNTSDWKTISIPHDWAVEEDFIEDGDGNTGKLPWKGEAWYRRNLDLSAIKKDDKVFLIFDGVMAFPKVYVNGELAGQWDYGYNSFYIDITDKLDYSENAKNVLAVHVDTRKHDSRWYPGAGIYRKVSLISMAPIHTKIWGTQITTPIIKPNYADVRISSLVKNETSEAKKVSVTQRILNPEGNEVSSKSISHDLRAGEENYFEVDVQLIDPMRWDIEHPHLYKVITEVNVDEKISDVSETTFGIRSIEFTPDDGFHLNGRRVQLKGVNLHHAHGPLGAAFYPRAMERQLEIMKSMGVNAIRSSHNTAAPEVLELCDKMGILMFNEVFDKYDRKADIVDTTNFESFAERNIRNFVMRDRNHPSVFIWSVGNEMHDVQANANNGFQRLHTMLNYVRKYDYTRPVTMVNDVQDNAALRHFDFYDVHSWNYGRRYQLARQMEPNKSVIISESASTVSTRGFYEFPLPEKKTDFTKSLQVSSYDFHAPSWAEIGDDDFMWQQDESYIAGEFVWTGFDYLGEPTPYTNRTVKDMGMSDKEAARSSYFGIVDIVGIPKDRYYLYKSYWKPDEKTIHILPHWNWKGKEGENVPVFVYTNGDCAELFINGKSQGKQCKSPASQNSTERFRLMWKDVVYEPGEVKVVAYKQGEKLGEKILKTTSEATKIKLSADRKTIKANGMDLSYILVEAFDKDGNLDPLAKERLEIEVSGAGELAGAGNGDPQSFEPLQDDKVDLFYGKAMIILKSGMEAGTIKLKVSSENLKGETIKIKTEK; this is encoded by the coding sequence ATGAAATTGAAAATCGTTAATTTATTAATCTTAGTTTTATTTTTTCAGGCTTCAGCTTATGCGCAGCAACGCCACACAGAAATTCTTCAAAATGACTGGAAATTTATAAAAGGAAATCCTTCTGAAGCCAAAGAAGTGGTAACAAATACTTCAGATTGGAAAACAATAAGCATTCCGCATGATTGGGCGGTTGAAGAAGATTTTATTGAAGATGGTGATGGCAATACCGGGAAACTTCCGTGGAAAGGGGAGGCTTGGTATCGCCGAAATTTAGATCTTTCAGCAATAAAAAAGGACGATAAAGTATTCCTGATTTTTGATGGTGTAATGGCCTTCCCGAAAGTGTATGTTAATGGAGAGCTTGCCGGGCAATGGGATTATGGCTATAATTCATTTTATATAGATATTACCGATAAACTTGATTATTCTGAAAATGCTAAGAATGTACTTGCTGTTCATGTGGATACGCGAAAACACGATAGCAGATGGTATCCCGGAGCAGGAATTTACCGGAAAGTCAGTTTAATCTCTATGGCGCCAATCCATACAAAAATATGGGGAACGCAAATTACTACGCCAATCATAAAACCAAATTATGCCGATGTTCGAATTTCCAGTCTGGTAAAAAATGAAACTTCCGAAGCAAAAAAAGTTAGCGTTACACAGCGCATTTTAAATCCTGAAGGCAACGAGGTTTCCAGCAAAAGTATTTCTCATGATCTAAGAGCCGGCGAAGAAAATTATTTTGAAGTAGATGTACAACTAATCGATCCTATGCGTTGGGATATCGAACATCCGCATTTATATAAAGTCATTACAGAAGTTAATGTAGATGAAAAAATCAGTGATGTTTCTGAAACTACTTTTGGGATTAGAAGCATTGAATTTACGCCAGATGATGGATTTCATTTAAACGGAAGAAGGGTGCAGCTTAAAGGCGTGAATTTGCACCACGCTCACGGTCCGCTTGGCGCTGCATTCTATCCCAGAGCCATGGAACGTCAATTAGAAATTATGAAATCTATGGGTGTAAATGCAATTAGAAGCAGCCATAATACCGCTGCTCCTGAAGTTTTAGAATTGTGCGATAAAATGGGCATTTTGATGTTTAACGAGGTTTTTGATAAATACGATCGCAAAGCCGATATTGTAGATACCACTAACTTTGAAAGTTTTGCTGAACGAAATATTCGCAATTTCGTAATGCGAGATCGTAACCATCCGTCAGTATTTATTTGGAGTGTAGGGAACGAGATGCATGATGTGCAGGCCAATGCTAATAATGGTTTTCAGAGATTACATACCATGCTGAATTATGTTCGAAAATACGATTATACCCGTCCGGTAACTATGGTGAATGATGTTCAGGATAATGCAGCTTTACGACATTTTGATTTTTACGATGTGCATAGTTGGAATTACGGCAGGCGTTATCAATTGGCTCGCCAAATGGAACCCAATAAATCGGTCATTATTTCAGAATCTGCTTCCACCGTAAGTACACGCGGATTTTACGAATTTCCATTACCCGAAAAGAAAACAGATTTCACCAAATCACTTCAGGTTAGTTCTTACGATTTTCATGCGCCAAGTTGGGCAGAAATTGGCGACGATGATTTTATGTGGCAGCAAGATGAATCGTATATCGCAGGCGAATTTGTATGGACCGGTTTCGATTATTTGGGGGAACCAACACCGTACACCAATCGAACCGTAAAAGATATGGGAATGAGCGATAAGGAAGCCGCGCGTAGCTCTTACTTCGGAATTGTAGATATTGTCGGAATTCCGAAAGATCGATATTATTTATACAAAAGCTATTGGAAGCCCGATGAGAAAACGATTCATATTTTACCACATTGGAACTGGAAAGGAAAAGAAGGCGAGAATGTTCCGGTTTTTGTGTATACCAATGGCGATTGTGCCGAACTTTTTATCAACGGAAAATCGCAAGGCAAACAATGTAAATCGCCGGCATCTCAAAATTCAACCGAACGTTTTCGTTTGATGTGGAAAGACGTGGTTTACGAACCCGGAGAAGTAAAGGTAGTCGCTTATAAACAAGGTGAAAAATTGGGAGAAAAAATACTGAAAACTACTTCAGAAGCGACCAAGATTAAGCTTTCGGCAGATCGAAAAACGATAAAGGCCAATGGAATGGATCTTTCTTATATTTTGGTGGAAGCTTTTGATAAAGACGGAAATCTGGATCCTTTAGCGAAGGAACGTTTAGAAATTGAAGTTAGTGGAGCAGGAGAATTAGCCGGTGCCGGAAATGGCGATCCACAGTCTTTCGAGCCACTTCAGGATGATAAAGTCGATTTATTCTACGGAAAAGCAATGATTATTCTAAAATCTGGAATGGAAGCAGGAACGATTAAACTCAAAGTGAGTAGTGAAAATCTGAAAGGAGAAACGATAAAAATTAAAACTGAAAAATAG
- a CDS encoding GNAT family N-acetyltransferase, with amino-acid sequence MQLETNRLKIVSFQAELFMPLYQLFCENETVMKSAFKGRTLSKKEFLDVLSNNFILNDEDQIGFVCVLDKTTENFIGFTGLIPCNFLGDEDDLEFGFVLHQDYWGKGFATEIGQFWIDFTKNELQLNRILAAASPDNHASINAIKKLGLTEVKEISTENRGSRLVFSKEF; translated from the coding sequence ATGCAACTAGAAACTAACCGACTCAAAATTGTGAGTTTTCAAGCCGAATTGTTTATGCCGCTTTATCAACTCTTTTGCGAGAACGAAACCGTAATGAAATCGGCCTTTAAAGGAAGAACGCTCAGCAAAAAAGAGTTTTTAGATGTTTTAAGCAATAATTTTATCCTGAATGATGAAGATCAGATCGGTTTTGTATGCGTTTTAGACAAAACCACTGAAAACTTTATTGGTTTTACAGGATTAATTCCGTGTAACTTTCTTGGGGATGAAGATGATCTTGAATTTGGATTTGTGCTACATCAAGATTATTGGGGAAAAGGTTTTGCTACTGAAATTGGGCAATTTTGGATCGATTTTACTAAAAATGAGCTTCAATTAAATCGAATTTTGGCAGCTGCCAGTCCAGATAATCATGCTTCCATAAATGCCATTAAAAAATTAGGATTAACTGAAGTAAAAGAAATTTCTACTGAAAATCGAGGTTCCAGACTGGTATTTTCGAAGGAGTTTTAA
- a CDS encoding glycoside hydrolase family 43 protein, translated as MKISKYSIRKLALCSTFISIVFLCLQNVQAQKYGGNPVIEGMFTADPCPLVYNDTLYLFTGRDEQIEGREGFLMNEWQVFSTSDMYDYTSHGSLLSIEDFDWAAGNAFASHVVERDGKFWWYVSLTHKNIRVNEGFAIGVAVADHPLGPYKDAKGAAIVTDKTPNAIPLNIDPAVFVDDDGQAYLFWGSWGEARVVKLKDNMIEMDGEVQTLELKNFFEAPFVHKKGDTYYMTYAGSGYPSKTEYATSKSITGPWRYQGVVNELLPISATNHQGVVEFRDNWYFVYHNAQLPTGGVFRRSVSIDKLEYTEDGLIKTVERTKTSVPAIDKSGKIIQTENSKKD; from the coding sequence ATGAAAATCTCAAAATATTCCATTAGAAAACTAGCACTATGTAGCACATTTATAAGTATAGTATTTCTATGTTTACAAAATGTTCAGGCACAAAAGTACGGCGGCAATCCGGTGATCGAAGGAATGTTTACCGCAGATCCTTGCCCGCTTGTTTATAATGATACGCTTTACCTTTTTACAGGTCGTGATGAGCAAATTGAAGGTCGAGAAGGATTTCTAATGAATGAATGGCAGGTGTTTTCTACCTCAGATATGTACGATTACACAAGTCATGGTTCTTTATTAAGCATCGAAGATTTTGATTGGGCTGCTGGTAATGCTTTCGCAAGTCATGTGGTGGAGCGCGATGGTAAGTTTTGGTGGTATGTATCTCTTACCCATAAAAATATTCGTGTAAATGAAGGTTTTGCTATAGGCGTAGCCGTTGCAGACCATCCTCTTGGTCCTTATAAAGATGCAAAAGGTGCAGCTATTGTTACGGATAAAACGCCCAATGCTATCCCTTTAAACATTGATCCTGCTGTATTTGTAGATGATGATGGACAGGCCTATTTATTTTGGGGTTCCTGGGGTGAGGCGCGTGTGGTAAAATTAAAAGATAATATGATTGAGATGGATGGGGAAGTACAAACTCTGGAACTCAAAAATTTCTTTGAAGCTCCTTTTGTGCATAAAAAAGGAGATACTTATTATATGACCTATGCAGGATCGGGATATCCATCAAAAACAGAATACGCCACAAGTAAAAGTATTACCGGTCCTTGGAGGTATCAGGGAGTGGTTAATGAACTGCTTCCTATATCTGCAACTAACCATCAGGGAGTTGTAGAATTTCGTGATAACTGGTATTTTGTATATCATAACGCACAATTACCAACAGGCGGCGTATTTAGAAGATCGGTAAGTATCGACAAGCTTGAATATACCGAAGACGGTCTTATAAAAACTGTTGAAAGAACCAAAACCAGCGTTCCGGCTATAGATAAATCTGGCAAAATAATTCAGACTGAAAACTCAAAAAAAGATTAA
- a CDS encoding ABC transporter ATP-binding protein — MLLQLDHIYKWVTTSGRRTFLLNDLSLKVEEGEFISIMGPSGSGKSTLLNVIGMLDGFQEGEYKFLEETIHNMKEKHRSKLYKEYIGFVFQQYHLIDELTVYENIETPLLYKKTKGSERKALVGDMLDRFNIVGKKDLFPNQLSGGQQQLVGIARALISKPKLILADEPTGNLNSKQSDEIMQLFKQLNEEDGVTIIQATHSESNAAYANRIVHLLDGSENKGK, encoded by the coding sequence ATGTTATTACAACTAGACCACATTTACAAATGGGTAACCACCAGCGGAAGAAGAACATTCCTGCTAAACGATTTAAGTCTTAAAGTTGAAGAAGGCGAATTTATTTCCATTATGGGGCCATCAGGTTCCGGGAAATCAACATTGTTGAACGTGATTGGAATGTTAGACGGATTTCAGGAAGGTGAGTATAAATTTCTGGAGGAGACCATTCATAACATGAAAGAAAAACATCGTTCAAAATTATACAAAGAATATATTGGCTTTGTTTTTCAGCAATATCACCTTATCGACGAACTTACCGTTTACGAAAATATTGAAACGCCGCTACTGTACAAAAAAACAAAAGGATCTGAACGTAAAGCGCTGGTTGGCGATATGTTGGATCGTTTTAATATTGTAGGAAAAAAAGATCTTTTTCCTAACCAATTAAGTGGTGGGCAACAGCAATTGGTAGGGATCGCAAGAGCGCTAATTTCTAAACCAAAATTAATTCTTGCAGACGAACCAACCGGAAACCTCAATTCTAAGCAAAGCGATGAGATTATGCAGCTCTTCAAACAATTAAACGAAGAAGACGGCGTGACCATCATTCAGGCTACTCATTCTGAAAGTAACGCAGCTTATGCAAACCGAATTGTACATCTTTTGGATGGTAGCGAAAATAAAGGGAAATAG
- a CDS encoding ABC transporter permease codes for MFKNYIKIAWRNLIKDKTFTGLNILGLSIAFAAAILLSIASIYELSFDNFHANKDRLFISYFISQNPEGAKATITQPLAMAPTLKEEVPGVKYASRYREGYNLVKKGEKELLLDLVFLDNDYFKMFSFPMLYGKKNDPLEHQNSVVVTAETANKIFGETNVIGKSFDIQVGGELKPFVVTAVLKDLPKNTNDDLSLAISMENTPYYQENLTEWGNRNHHVYVQLENGVDVADFEKNAQKFTNLHFKGDIDDAQRDGAQPNAEGNYKKLKLMSITDWHFVKIKNHLFEVSKSYPYLIFGIGMLIIIIASVNFINMSIARSTKRLKEIGMRKTLGAAKSQLFIQFWAESVFIFLTSAIIGLLLSLLIADPFQSLFRIPAEFSTIVNPSMILGFLVIMAAITLIAGGYPALLLSKLKTIQSLKGKLDMSGKNKLRNVLMVFQFSIAILLVTGTLVLWQQLHFMQNKNLGFNKEQVIAFPLNGKKSARESLKLLRNELQDNPNIVNISGADNILGIDATGSRFESQMGFEYKGRNINTNVLAVDYDYIKTLDLNLKEGRDFNRNFATDSLSLIINESMAKLLQEEEPLNKMIPIGGNRKYKIIGVLKDYNFQDLNREIAPLTISVDPNWDLYYAYLKVAPNTASQSYDAIEKAWANIEPNAEFVASFLDENIDRTFRNEKRLTSMITSGSIIAIILSCIGLFAMSILVVTQRTKEIGVRKIVGAGVTNITLLLTKDFLILVGIAFVIATPIAWYFTNEWLQNYVFRIELSLWFFIAAGVLSLLIAVVTISFRPLKPHYKIR; via the coding sequence ATGTTTAAAAACTATATCAAAATCGCATGGCGAAATCTCATCAAAGACAAAACCTTTACAGGGCTTAATATTCTTGGATTATCTATCGCTTTTGCTGCAGCGATACTATTAAGTATTGCTTCGATTTACGAACTTTCTTTCGATAATTTTCATGCAAATAAAGATCGTTTATTTATCTCTTATTTTATTTCACAAAACCCAGAGGGCGCAAAAGCAACTATAACGCAGCCGCTCGCCATGGCACCTACTCTAAAAGAAGAAGTTCCCGGTGTTAAATATGCCAGCCGTTATCGCGAAGGCTATAATCTGGTAAAAAAAGGAGAGAAAGAATTATTGTTGGATTTAGTGTTTTTAGACAATGATTATTTCAAAATGTTTTCTTTTCCTATGCTCTACGGAAAGAAAAATGATCCTTTAGAACATCAAAACTCGGTTGTTGTCACTGCAGAAACTGCCAATAAGATCTTTGGAGAAACAAATGTTATCGGAAAAAGCTTCGATATTCAGGTTGGTGGCGAATTAAAACCTTTTGTAGTTACTGCAGTGCTAAAAGACCTGCCAAAAAACACCAATGATGATCTTAGTCTTGCCATTTCGATGGAAAATACTCCCTATTATCAGGAAAATTTAACCGAATGGGGAAATAGAAATCATCACGTGTATGTACAATTAGAAAATGGTGTTGATGTAGCCGATTTTGAAAAAAATGCTCAAAAATTCACCAATCTTCACTTTAAAGGAGATATCGACGATGCCCAGCGTGATGGCGCACAACCTAATGCTGAAGGAAACTATAAAAAACTAAAATTAATGTCGATCACAGATTGGCATTTTGTAAAAATTAAAAATCATCTTTTTGAAGTTTCCAAAAGTTACCCTTACCTGATTTTTGGGATAGGAATGCTTATCATCATAATTGCCAGCGTAAATTTTATTAATATGAGCATTGCCCGAAGCACAAAGCGACTAAAAGAAATTGGAATGCGCAAAACGCTGGGAGCTGCTAAAAGTCAGCTTTTTATTCAATTTTGGGCAGAAAGCGTGTTTATTTTTCTTACTTCAGCAATTATTGGTTTACTGCTAAGTCTTTTGATTGCCGATCCTTTTCAGTCGCTATTCAGAATTCCGGCTGAATTCAGCACTATCGTAAATCCGTCGATGATCCTTGGATTTTTAGTCATCATGGCGGCAATTACCTTAATCGCCGGTGGATATCCAGCCTTGTTGCTTTCAAAATTAAAAACCATTCAGTCGCTAAAAGGAAAACTGGATATGAGTGGTAAAAACAAGCTACGAAACGTGCTGATGGTTTTTCAGTTTAGCATTGCCATTCTTTTGGTTACGGGAACTTTGGTGTTGTGGCAGCAGTTGCATTTTATGCAGAATAAAAATTTAGGTTTCAATAAAGAACAGGTAATCGCATTTCCGCTAAACGGTAAAAAATCGGCTCGTGAATCTTTAAAATTACTACGGAATGAACTTCAGGATAATCCTAATATCGTAAACATTAGTGGTGCCGATAATATTTTGGGAATCGATGCCACAGGATCTCGTTTTGAAAGCCAGATGGGATTTGAGTATAAAGGCCGAAACATCAATACCAACGTATTAGCTGTAGATTATGATTATATAAAAACCTTAGACCTAAATCTGAAAGAAGGCCGTGATTTTAACCGAAATTTTGCCACAGATAGTCTTAGCCTGATTATCAACGAATCAATGGCAAAATTGCTTCAGGAAGAAGAGCCATTAAATAAAATGATCCCTATTGGAGGCAACCGAAAGTATAAGATTATCGGGGTGCTTAAAGATTATAACTTTCAGGATTTAAATAGAGAAATTGCGCCACTTACCATTTCTGTAGATCCAAACTGGGATCTTTATTATGCTTATCTAAAAGTTGCTCCAAATACGGCTTCACAAAGTTATGATGCGATAGAGAAAGCTTGGGCTAACATAGAACCTAATGCGGAATTTGTGGCTTCTTTTCTGGATGAAAATATAGATCGCACCTTTAGAAATGAAAAGCGACTAACCAGTATGATTACCAGTGGATCGATAATCGCTATCATTTTAAGTTGTATTGGGCTTTTCGCGATGTCCATTTTAGTAGTAACCCAACGAACTAAAGAAATTGGAGTACGGAAAATTGTTGGCGCGGGAGTCACCAATATCACCTTGCTATTAACCAAAGATTTTTTAATCCTAGTAGGAATCGCTTTTGTGATCGCAACACCTATTGCCTGGTATTTCACTAATGAATGGTTACAAAATTATGTGTTTAGAATTGAATTAAGCCTCTGGTTTTTTATTGCCGCAGGCGTATTATCACTTTTAATTGCTGTAGTCACCATCAGTTTTAGACCGTTAAAGCCGCATTACAAAATCCGGTAA
- a CDS encoding ABC transporter permease: MIKNYIKIAWRNLLKYKAYSTINIFGLALGMAVTLMIGLWVVDELNYNSYYKSRNRIAQVYQNIEYNGEVDTDNAIPRPLEFALREEFNDKFEDISMASWEGERFMKVDASTLVMNGYSVQPEFTDIIDLKFISGQSEVLNNKNSLLLSKSAATRLFGDKDPIGKMLTVDNENQMIVAGVFEDIPKGNDFSSLDYLMPWSLYADREWIKNASNQWGNDSFQMFVKLADDVKISEVSGLIAPLKKDQDPEQEKYNPEFFLWPMDSWHLYTSFENGKQSGGPIENVWLFSIIGFVVLALACINFMNLSTARSEKRAMEVGIRKAIGSSKNQLIKQFLSESFLVVIFAFILAVGLVLLFLSPFNELSNKTIHFPWKSLSFWATTLIFIMITALLSGAYPALYLSSFRPVTVIKGTFKTGKMAALPRKVLVVTQFSVSIALIIGTLIVMSQIEFSKNRPIGYKTSGLIQIPLRGVSFWGKTDVMRNAFMASGAVTEMASSSSPSTEVWSTRSGFSWPGKPRDFQADFSYSMVSYEYVETLGLNLISGRGFSRAYPSDSAAVLINESAARFMNMQDPVGQTLASGKIGVDYTEYKIIGVVKDVIAQSPYSPIKQAVYAFDKYQSASYWNLRLNQNQSVQQNLATIKEVYKNYFPDSPFSYDFVDQEYAKKFAEEERIASLAKIFTLLAMLISCLGLFGLASFVAEQRTKEIGVRKVLGASVANLWVLLSKDFVSLVVVALLIASPIAFYLMHQWIQKFAYRADISLWIFIVAAVGALSLTLLIISFQAIKAAITNPVKSLRTE; encoded by the coding sequence ATGATCAAAAACTATATCAAAATCGCATGGCGAAATCTTTTAAAGTATAAAGCCTATTCTACTATTAACATTTTTGGTTTGGCATTAGGGATGGCAGTAACGCTTATGATTGGACTTTGGGTTGTAGATGAACTCAATTATAATTCTTATTACAAAAGCAGGAATCGAATTGCACAGGTGTACCAAAATATTGAATATAACGGTGAAGTAGACACCGATAATGCCATACCACGACCTCTTGAATTTGCTCTAAGAGAGGAATTTAATGATAAGTTTGAAGATATAAGTATGGCTTCCTGGGAAGGCGAGCGATTTATGAAAGTAGACGCCAGCACTCTTGTAATGAATGGATATTCTGTACAACCTGAATTTACAGATATAATTGACCTAAAGTTTATTAGTGGACAATCTGAAGTATTAAACAATAAGAATTCTTTACTACTTTCTAAAAGTGCTGCGACCAGATTATTTGGAGATAAGGATCCAATAGGAAAAATGCTTACTGTAGACAATGAAAACCAAATGATCGTGGCTGGTGTTTTTGAAGATATCCCAAAAGGAAATGATTTTAGCAGTTTAGATTATTTAATGCCCTGGTCACTTTATGCAGATCGCGAATGGATAAAAAATGCATCAAATCAATGGGGTAACGATTCTTTCCAAATGTTTGTAAAATTGGCCGATGATGTAAAAATTAGCGAAGTTTCAGGCTTAATAGCACCACTTAAAAAAGACCAAGATCCTGAACAAGAAAAATATAATCCTGAATTTTTCCTATGGCCAATGGATAGTTGGCATTTATACACCAGCTTTGAAAATGGAAAACAAAGTGGTGGCCCAATAGAAAATGTATGGTTATTCAGCATCATTGGTTTTGTAGTTTTGGCCCTGGCTTGTATTAATTTTATGAATCTAAGCACAGCTCGTTCAGAGAAAAGAGCAATGGAAGTTGGTATTCGTAAGGCAATAGGCTCTTCAAAAAATCAGCTTATCAAACAATTTTTAAGCGAATCTTTTTTGGTCGTAATTTTTGCTTTTATCCTTGCTGTTGGTCTTGTATTACTATTCTTAAGTCCGTTTAATGAACTATCAAACAAAACAATCCATTTCCCTTGGAAAAGCCTGTCTTTTTGGGCTACAACTTTAATTTTTATAATGATAACCGCGCTGCTTTCCGGCGCTTATCCCGCACTGTATTTGTCTTCTTTTAGACCAGTTACAGTAATTAAAGGAACTTTTAAAACAGGTAAAATGGCTGCACTTCCAAGAAAAGTTTTAGTGGTCACCCAATTTAGTGTTTCAATAGCATTAATCATTGGGACTCTAATTGTAATGTCTCAAATTGAATTTAGTAAAAATAGACCAATAGGGTACAAAACCAGCGGATTGATTCAAATTCCGCTTAGAGGAGTTAGTTTTTGGGGCAAGACCGATGTTATGCGGAATGCTTTTATGGCATCAGGAGCAGTTACAGAAATGGCATCTTCCAGTAGCCCTTCTACTGAAGTTTGGTCAACTCGCTCTGGATTCTCTTGGCCCGGCAAACCCCGGGATTTTCAGGCCGATTTTAGTTACTCTATGGTTTCTTATGAATACGTAGAAACTTTAGGTCTCAATTTGATTTCAGGAAGAGGGTTTTCGAGAGCATATCCCTCAGATTCCGCTGCTGTTCTTATTAACGAATCTGCAGCCCGGTTTATGAATATGCAAGATCCCGTAGGGCAAACTTTAGCCTCTGGGAAAATTGGTGTGGACTATACTGAATATAAAATTATAGGCGTTGTTAAAGATGTAATTGCACAATCTCCTTACAGCCCAATAAAACAAGCAGTTTATGCATTTGATAAATATCAAAGTGCGAGTTACTGGAATTTAAGACTTAACCAAAACCAAAGTGTTCAACAAAACTTAGCTACTATTAAAGAAGTTTATAAGAATTATTTCCCTGATTCACCTTTTTCTTATGATTTTGTAGATCAGGAATATGCTAAAAAGTTTGCTGAAGAAGAACGTATTGCCAGCCTGGCTAAAATATTTACGCTATTAGCAATGCTTATCAGTTGCTTAGGATTGTTTGGTCTGGCTTCTTTCGTTGCCGAGCAGCGAACCAAAGAAATTGGAGTGCGTAAAGTACTTGGTGCATCAGTAGCTAACTTATGGGTATTATTGTCTAAAGATTTTGTCTCTCTGGTAGTGGTAGCCTTACTTATCGCATCGCCAATTGCCTTTTATCTAATGCATCAGTGGATTCAGAAATTTGCATATCGTGCCGATATTTCATTATGGATTTTTATTGTAGCCGCTGTTGGAGCATTAAGCTTAACATTGCTAATCATAAGCTTCCAGGCCATCAAAGCGGCAATCACCAATCCCGTTAAATCTTTAAGAACAGAATAA